The nucleotide window ACATCTTTTCTTTGACCTGGATGATACATTGTGGGATTCTAAGCGCAACTCTACGGAAGCATTGCATGAGATCTTTATTCAGCATGCCTTGCAATCGGCCTTAGGAATTACAGAAGATGCATTCATTGAACAATTTCATCAGGTAAATTATGCACTCTGGGATCAGTACAGTGCCGGAGAAATAAATCAGCAACAACTTCGGCAAAGACGCTTTCCGCTAGTATTTGAAGGACTTGGTATTACTCAGTTGCCTGATACAGAAGCTATGCAAACAGATTATCTGGCTATTTGTCCCCGCAAGCCACATCTTATGCCGTATACAAAAGATCTACTGAATCATCTGAAAGGCAGATATGAATTGCATATCATCACCAACGGTTTCATGGATGTTCAATCGATAAAGATGGAATGTTCTGGCATTTCTCATTATTTTGAAGAAGTAGTAACCGCCGAACGGGCAGGCTGCCAAAAGCCTAATCGTCAGATCTTTGACTTTGCCCGTCAGTTGGTGAATGCCAATGATCCCGATTGCCTGATGATTGGAGATAATTTACTGGCGGATGTAGGAGGAGCCAAAAATGCAGAGATGGACCATGTATTTTATAATCATGGCCGGGTGTCACATCAATATTCCCCAACCTATGAAGTACACTGCCATCAGGATCTGATGCAACTATTGTAAAACGAAAGAGCAGCCTGAATATGATCTCTAGGCTGCTCTTTTCAATGCTATAGAAGTTGATTACTTTACACGTGACATATATTCACGTGTCCGAGTGTCAACTTTGATTTTATCACCAATGTTTACAAACAAAGGCACAGATACGATAGCACCTGTTTCAATGGTAGCAGGCTTCAGTGTTTTGGTAGCTGTATCCCCTTGAATACCTGGTTCGGTATAGGTTACTTCTACTTCAATGCTGGTCGGTAATTCTACAGATACAGGTGTATCAGCATCCATACTGATTTTTACCACCATACTCTCTTTTAATAAATCTGCATTGTCACCTACGGTAGCTTCAGGAACGTAAATCTGATCGTATGTTTCGTTATCCATAAATACCAGATTTTCACCATCACGATATAGATATTGATAATCACGGGTTTCTACACGAACAATTTCGCACTCCTCACTTGGGCGGAAACGGTTTTCAACTAGTTTTCCAGTACGCACATTCCGCATTTTTACCTGATAAAAAGCCCGCAGGTTGCCCGGTGTACGGTGTTCATATTCTACCACCTGCACTAACTCATTATTATAACGGATAAATGTACCTCTGGAAATATCAGATATTTGTGCCATATAATAGGTTTTGAATAGATAATAACTTTTGCCGCAAAGGTAAGAAAAAAACGATAGACAAAAGATTCCTGACAGAATACGTTGTTTGCAAAGGAATTGTTGCCAGACAGCAGACGCATAATTCTTACTTTTCGCCTAATATCCGGAAGCGTTTGAATGTCATCCGACGTTTGGTCTGGTATTTCTCCAATGCATGTTTTTGAATGTGAGCAACCGCTTCTTCTACAGAATCTGTAAACAGCATCAGGTTTAGATCAGCAGCATCAATCATATGGGAAGCCAGCATAGTTTCCATCATCTGGTGTACAGGTTGCCAGTAATCCTTTCCCATCACCACAACAGGAAAATCCAGAATTTTTCGGGTCTGAATCAACGTCAAGGCTTCAAAAAACTCATCCATAGTACCAATACCTCCCGGCATAATTACAAATGCCTGAGAATATTTAAACATTAACACCTTACGTACAAAGAAATATCTACACTCAAACCATCGGTCCAGGTACGGATTGGGTTGTTGCTCTTTAGGTAAAATGATATTACAGCCAATAGAAAAACCACCTACATCTTTAGCACCCCGGTTTGCTGCCTGCATAATACCGGGTCCACCACCTGTCATTATGGTAAATCCCAGCTTGCTGACCTCAGCTCCCATCCGACGTGCCAGAGCATAATAAGGTGATCCCTCAGCTACACGTGCCGAACCAAAAACAGCCACACAAGGCCCAACAAAATGCAGGACTCGAAAACCCCGGATAAATTCCAGCAGAACTTTAAATGAGAAGATCAACTCTTCCCATCGGGAACGGGGACCTTCCAGAAATATTTTTTCTTCTTTTACAGGAGTAGGATTACTAACAGGCGGCTTGCTTGTAGCTTCAGACATAATTCAGGTTATATTTTTAAGACAGTAGTTGAGATTTTCCAGACAGGTATTATCGCCTTACAGATCCACTCACATACTTTCGGGATGCAAGCTTACAGATTCCTCTCTTATAAGTAAAATAAAAGTATAGGCAGATATACTGATTTCTATCAGTGTTTTTTTCAACTTCAATAATACTGTACCTTTGCAGTATGGATTATTTCAAAAAACTACAGGAACTCCTTTCCATCGAACGCGAAGAAGATAAACTTCAATATCAAAGACTTACCGAACAGTCATCTGTCACCGAACGCAGAGCTAACGGACTCACATGGTATCCCATTGCCATTAAAGGAACTGAAATCAGCAGAGGTGACTATATAATGGTAGAAGTAGAACGCCCCACCAATCAGGATATCTCACATCAGTTTCGGACAGGTATCCCAGCTGCCTTATTCAGTAATCATGATCAAAAAAATGACCGGGCAGAAGGGACCATTTCCTATGTAGGCAACAATCGTCTGAAAATTACTTTACGTACTGATGAACTACCTGAATGGTCAAAAGATGGTAAGTTGGGAGTAGATGTACTCTTTGATGATAACAGCTATGATGAAATGCAGGCAGCTCTAAAACAAGCTACAACGCTAGCTGAAACAAAAGATGGTACTCTGGTTCAAATTCTGACAGGTAGTAAAAAACCTACCTTTAAAGCAGAGCCTATTCCTTTCAATCATCCCCGTCTTAACGTATCCCAGAATACAGCTGTTGAGAAGATACTTACAGCAAACGATCTGGCCATTGTACATGGTCCTCCCGGAACTGGAAAGACCACCACATTGGTACAGGCAATTAAAGCCCTGATCAAACAAGAAGGCAATAAAATACTGGTATGTGCACCCAGCAATGCAGCTGTAGATCTGCTAAGTGACAAGCTTTCACAGGAAGGTCTGAATGTAGTACGTATCGGTAATCCGGCACGGGTTAGTGAGAGACTTATGTCACTAACATTGGATCATAAAATGGCTGAACATGACCTGATGAAAGAAGCTAAAAAGCTCAAAAAACAGGCTCAGGAATATAAAAACATGGCTCATAAATACAAACGCAACTTTGGTCGTGAAGAGCGGGAGCAACGAAAGCTATTATTTGATGAAGCCCATAAGATCCTGAAAGAGATTGGCAAAACAGAACAATATATCATTGAAGATATCACTAATAAGGCTCAGGTTATCACAGCTACCCTGGTAGGAGCTAATCATTATACAATTGCTGATATGAAGTTTCATACAGCTATTATCGATGAAGCCGGACAAGCACTGGAACCTGCCTGCTGGATACCTATTCTGAAAGCCCAGAAGGTTATTCTGGCAGGAGATCATTGTCAGCTGCCTCCTACCATTAAATCAATTGAAGCAGCTCAACGTGGATTCAATCATACTCTTCTCGAAAAATGTGTGGCCCTGCATCCGGAAGCTGTAAGTCTGCTTACAGAACAATACCGTATGCATGAACACATTATGGGATATTCTTCCCGTGTGTTTTATCAGAACAGACTACAGGCTCATAGTTCAGTAGCCAATCATCTGTTGCATACCACAGACAAGCCAGTAGCTTTTATTGATACAGCAGGATGCGGATTTGATGAGAAACTTGATGGTACCAGCACAACCAACCCGGAAGAAGCCTCTCTGTTGATCAAACACCTGACCCAACTTGTTACGGAGCTCCAGAGTCATTATACACTCGATACATTTCCATCTATTGCCATTATTTCTCCCTATAAGCAGCAAGTCAATATCATTAAAGATTTACTGGATCATTCTCCTGACCTGGAACCCTATATGCCCCGTATTGCAGTCAATACAGTGGATAGTTTTCAGGGACAGGAACGAGACATTGTGTACATCAGTATGACTCGTAGTAATGAAAAGGGAGAAATCGGCTTCTTATCAGATATTCGCCGGATGAACGTAGCCATGACACGAGCACGTAAAAAACTGATTGTGATTGGCGATAGTGCTACACTGGCTCAGTTTCCGTTTTATGGTGACTTTATTTCCTATGCTGAAGGCATTGATGCCTATCAAAGTGCATGGGAATTTGTATAAATCCACATAAATTCAGGAATTCAAAAATCAGTCAATTCCTATCTATTTGGTAAAAGTGGGCAGTAACCTGTTCACTTTTATTTTTTTCCAACACTAACAAAACAATATAAAACACTGTCATTCAAGACAAATACATTCATATCATGTTCCGCACATTTTTCCGGGTACTAAAGTTTTTCCTGTTTCCCCTATCCCTATTATCACTATTCCGATGTGGGTCTGGCTACAAAGAGAAAGATGGAAAGGTGACATACAATGGCAAAGAGATTGATACTTCAACCATGCATGGCTTTGTGGTATTGAATGATGCATTTGCCAAAGACTCTGTTCAGGGATATTTCAGAGAAAGAGAAATCTCTGACAGTGACGGTCCTACATTTCAGGCATTAGATGAAAATTATGCCAAAGACAAGAAAAATGTTTTTTATTGCACCAAAACACGTGATAGTCAAACATACTTCACAACCAGTTCTATTTATATTCAACGTCTCTCATCAGCAGACCCAGTCAGTTTTGCTGTTCTGGAATATGGGTATGCTAAAGACAAGAAACGAGCTTATTATGAAGGCAAACCCTTTGATATAACAGATCCAGATTCTTTCTCTGCACTAAACAGCAATTTCTCCAAAGATCGCATACATGCCTATTATCGTTGTAATCCGGTTGCAAAAAGTAATGGAGAAAGCTTTGAAGTTCTTGATTATGATTTTGCCAAAGACAAAAATCATATTTATTACTATGGTGTACATGATGAAGGAGAGTATGACATACACATACTGGATTGTGATATGGCATCTTTTACCCGAATTGAACAATGGTATTCCAAAGATAAAATCTCTGCTTTTTACAAAACAGAACGTATTATAGGTTCTGATCCCGGTAGCTTTCAGAAACTAAACAGTGAATTTTCCAAAGACAAGTCTACAGTTTATTACCAGACAAAACCCATCAAGGGAGCAGATGCTTCAACGTTTCATTTGCTGGATGATTATTATGCCAAAGATACTACAGCTATATTCTGGACAAATATACTACTTCAAGGAGCAGATCCCTCCCATTTTCAGATTTTAGAACTCGGATATGCAACAGATGGAAAGAAAGTATTTTATAATGGTAAGATTATCAAAGGGGTGGATGCAGCCAGCTTTAAAGCCTATCCACACGGTGTAGGAGACGCAGATGCCGAAGACAAACACAATAAGTTCTATGAAGGTCAGATTGTGAAACCTGAATAAATTATTTATTTAAAGCTCTCAATGCCATACTTCACTTCACAAAAAGGCAACCAACTTTGGATATTTATTTTTTCATCTTTTGATAATGGATTATCCCACAAACCCAATACCTGTAACTTATCCAGCTGACCTATCTCAGAAGGTAGTCGAGCTAGTTGGTTCCCTGCCAGATAAAGTTTGTTTAATTGCATTAATGTCCCGATTTGTGATGGGATTGACTGTAATTGAGTATGACTCATATTGAGATAAGTGAGTTTCTTCAAAATACCAATCTTGTCTGGAAGCTTTTTCAGTGGATTGGTATCGAGAATCAGGACTATTAACTTCTGCAACCGTATAAGTGATTCGGGAAACTCCTGTAATAGGTTCTCTCCAACATCCAGTTGCGTAAGCTTCTTGAGATCTTTTATCTCTACTGGTAGCTGAGCCAACTGATTTGCACGGACAGATAAATGAGACAACGCCTCTAGTTTCCCGATCTCAATAGGTAGTTCTGTCAGTTGGTTTACATCCAGAAGCAGTTGTTTAAGTTTGATCAGATTTCCTATTTGTGGTGGTACTAACTGGAGGTGATTCTCCCTTACATCCAATAGGGTGAGCTGAGTAAGCAAGCCTATTTCGGCAGGCAATACAGTTAGATGATTGTTATCAACTTTTAACTCTGTCAACTTGGTCAGATTGCCAATCTCGTTGGGTATTTTATGAATAGAATTGTCTGACAACAGGAGCTTTTTCACATTAGTCAGATATTTAATCTGACTGGGTATAACTTTCAGATTTTTACCAGACAAATCTATAACTTCAACAGAATGTATTTTCAGCAGCTTGTGTTTAAATGTCAGGCGTGTATGTTTGGATAACCAGTTAAAAAGAATATCCATATCCTCTGCCACATCCTTCAGATCAACATGCAGCGATTCTGCGATCTGAATTCCTAACTCAATACTGTCCAAATGTCCGGACAGCAAAAATTCCATTATTTTTTCTTTATCACTTTTTAGATGTTTCATAACAAGCAATATACTTTGCCCAAAATTAGACATTATTATTTACGGATATTGGTCGGATAACAATCTCCATTTTCTTGTTCCGGTTTGCATTACCAGAACAACTGGTATGTCTGGAAGAACCAACAAGTTGTCCAACAGATTCCACAAAATAAAATAACCAAGCTACTGCTAAATCCTTCTATCACTAATCTCTGACAGCTGTACTATTCTAATAAAAGCATCAATAGTCTGTCTTATTTCTTTCACTCTTTAGATGAAAAACACAATTAATTCACTGAATAGCAAAAAGTTACAAATACACAGGCATATTAGTTTCTTTATGTTGATATAGCTATATAAGTGATTATCTGTTTAGATAGAGATTTTAGATGGCTAGTATAACTATGTTACAATTAAATAAATACCATTATGAGCATATTTGCATGGATTATTCTGGGGCTCATAGCTGGCGCGTTAGCAAAGCTTATTATGCCCGGAAACCAATCAAATAATTGGTTGTTGACGATTGTATTAGGTGTCGCGGGTGCTATACTTGGCGGATTTGTAAGTACACTACTGGGATGGGGCGGTATTAATGGATTTACATTACAAAGCATATTCCTTTCTATCTGTGGTTCATTGCTACTTCTTTGGATAGCTTCTTCAGGCTCCACGCATAGAAGGTATCATCACCGAAGGTATCGTCGTTATAGATACTAATAGGATTCAATTACACAAAAGCAGACTCATGGGTCTGCTTTTTTTATTACTTTACCATCATTTTTACGAAATACATAACTGTATGATACTTCGAAACATCCCTTCTACAGGTGAAACATTGCCTATAATTGGATTAGGCACCTGGTCTACTTTTGATGTGACACGTCCTGCAGAGCATACACCATTAGAACAAGTCTTACAAGCAGTGGTTCAAACAACAAAAGGGGCTCTTATTGATAGCTCACCTATGTATGGACGAGCAGAAGAGGTAGTAGGCAATCTGACTCAGTCTTCAAAATTGAATGAAGACTTCTTTTATGCAACCAAGGTATGGACTACAGGCAAGGAGGAAGGTATACAACAAATGGAGAGTTCATTAAAAAAGATGCAGCGTAAGCAAATGGATCTGATGCAAATTCACAATCTGACTGATTGGAAAACTCACCTGACCACTTTGAGAGATTGGAAAGAACAGGGAAAAATCCGCTATCTGGGCATTACACATTATACCGATTCCATGCATTCAGAACTGGAGAAAGTTATAATGACTGAAAAAATAGATTTTGTTCAGTTCAATTATTCCATTACTTCGCGAAATGCAGAGAAAAGATTGTTAGCTGCAGCAGCCGATAAAGGAGTGGCCACATTAATAAATCGCCCACTCGGGGAAGGTGCTTTGTTTACAATGGTACGAGGTAAAGCGCTTCCAGAATGGGCTAAAGACTATGATATTCATTCCTGGACACAATTTTTCTTAAAATTTATAGCTTCTCATCCTGCTGTAACCTGTATCATTCCTGCTACACGAAAACCTGCCCATGCAGCAGATAATATGCAGGCAGGTCAGGGAAAGTTACCAGATCAAACTATACGTGAAAAGATGGTAACATTTATTGAATCACTTTAACCACTTTTACTTCATGAAATTATTCTGTAAACCTATTTGGCTCTCTTTTCTGATAAGTGGTATTCTGTCACTTACAGCCTTAGGACAAACAACCGTTTTAAAGAATGTGACTGTTATAGATGGTACAGGTAATAAACCACATACCAATCAAAATGTGGAAATAAAAGCAGATAAAATTGTATCCATTACAAATGCCAGAGGTGCAACCCCCAAAGGTGCAACAATTATTGATATGACAGGCAAGAGTATTATGCCTATGATTATCAACTCTCATGGGCACCTTGGAAATCTGAAGGGAACCACAACCAAGCGCGAGAACTTTACCCATGAAAATATAGAGCGACAACTGGTTCAGTATGAAAAGTATGGTGTTAGTGCCATCTTATCACTGGGATCAGATCATGCAGCGATCTGGAGTTTACGAGATTCTTCACGCAATGGATTGTTGAAAGGTGCCACTATTTATACAGCAGGGTATGGGTTTGGTGTAGCCAATGGTGCACCTCCTGTAGATTATGGTATGGATGACGTACTCCGTCCCCAATCAGCAGATGAAGTTCCTGCCATAATGCAAAAGCTGGCATCCTTAAAACCAGATATAATAAAAATATGGGTAGATGATCTGGGTGGACGTTCTACCAAAATGGAACCTGCTATCTATGAAGCCATTATTCGGGAAGCACATAAACACAACATCCGGGTGGCAGCTCACCTCTACTATCTCGAAGATGCAAAGAAACTCGTAGCAGCCGGACTTGATGTTATAGCACATAGTATTCGGGATAAAGAAGTAGATGATGCACTATTGACAGAGATGAAAAAGAAAGGCATAATCTACATCCCCACCCTTTCACTAGATGAGTTTGCATTTAGCTATGGAGGCCAACCAGAATGGATAAATGATCCATTCTTTAAAAATGCACTTGAGCCTGGTGTCTATGAAATGATTACCAGCAAAGAATATCAGGATAAAACCGCAAATGCTCCTAACTACCAGAAAAATATTGCCGCATTCAAAACAGCTCTTATCAATGTCAAAAAAATATATAATGCAGGAATTATGATTGCATTAGGTACAGATTCCGGAGCCAACCCTATCCGACCGCAGGGATTTTCCGAACATTTTGAAATGGGTTTGCTGGTTCAGGCAGGTTTAACTCCTCTACAAGCTATTACCATAGCGACTCAGAATTCAGCTACTTTTCTAAAAGTAAATACACAAATGGGTACGTTAGCTCAAGGAAAAAAAGCGAATTTCATCGTACTGGATAAAGATCCTTCCGGAAATATCAAAAATACTCAATCTATTCAAAGTGTCTGGCGGAATGGCAAGAAGGTACAGGACTTTCAATAAGCACTCTTACCAATTGCTCTGTTTACTTAGGATCAAGAAAGGATATTGAGTCCTTATGTCTTACTTATAAATAACTACTGCTGGTTAAAATGCGTAAATTTAAAACACATTTTAACCAGCAGTAGTTATTTATTCCGACTCAGCAGCCCAAATCAGTCATTCGCACATTATTTTTTCAGAAGTACACCAAAAAATCGGAGATTTGAGAATCAGAACATACACATCCTATGCAAGGTATTCAGAGAGAGAGGACAGTGGTATGTTAACATTGCTCATATATTGAAAACCAGAGATACCGTGGTTTCAGTCAAATTTCTGGCCAACTTATGCTTCATCGTCTAACTATACAGCAAAAAGGGCAACTGGCACTGACAGTTCTGTTGCTGTATTATCCTATATTTCTCTATTTACTAGTACCATTGCTTGGTCAAACCTGGCAATCAATCCGTCCGCTATTGCCATTTCTTATTACAGAAGGAATAGCCATATTTCTGGTTTATTTTTTCTGGATCAGCGTTTCCGAATGGATTCTCGAACACCTGTTTAAAACCTTTGGACAAGATTTTTTGTCGGGATTTAACATACCCGCACTGGTGATTACTGTATTCATCTGCCTTTTGCAATCCATTGCATTTATAGCTGTATACCGCAGTTGTGTAGGGGGAATTGACAAACTATTACGCTGGTGGTTTACATATAATTCGTTTATTCCTTTCCCTCTTCAGGGTTCAGAAGAAACCTCTCTGTTTTTTAAGCGATCCAGCAATGGATTTTTCCTGATGCTGATGCTGGCGGGTTTTTATCTGATTGCCAACCGAAAAACTACCCTTCAGATGGAAGAGATCTCGCTTAAAGCAGAGCGACTGGAAAAAGAAAACGTTCAGTCCCAGTTTGAAGCACTTAAAAATCAGGTCAATCCACATTTCTTATTCAATAGCTTGAGTATTCTCTCCTCACTGGTATATGTCAGTGCCGATCTTTCCGAAAAGTTTATTGATCAGCTTTCTAAAGCCTATCGCTATATCCTGGAACAAAAAGACAAAGAACAGGTCCTGCTAAAAACAGAAATCGACTTCATCGAATCTTATGTCTTTCTGTTAAAAATCCGCTTTGAAGAAAAATTCAAAGTCACTTTTGCTGTTCCACCTGCTTACCTGACACATTATGCCATTGCTCCACTAACGCTGCAGTTATTGGTAGAAAATGCAGTCAAGCACAATCA belongs to Xanthocytophaga agilis and includes:
- a CDS encoding DKNYY domain-containing protein; the protein is MFRTFFRVLKFFLFPLSLLSLFRCGSGYKEKDGKVTYNGKEIDTSTMHGFVVLNDAFAKDSVQGYFREREISDSDGPTFQALDENYAKDKKNVFYCTKTRDSQTYFTTSSIYIQRLSSADPVSFAVLEYGYAKDKKRAYYEGKPFDITDPDSFSALNSNFSKDRIHAYYRCNPVAKSNGESFEVLDYDFAKDKNHIYYYGVHDEGEYDIHILDCDMASFTRIEQWYSKDKISAFYKTERIIGSDPGSFQKLNSEFSKDKSTVYYQTKPIKGADASTFHLLDDYYAKDTTAIFWTNILLQGADPSHFQILELGYATDGKKVFYNGKIIKGVDAASFKAYPHGVGDADAEDKHNKFYEGQIVKPE
- a CDS encoding GlsB/YeaQ/YmgE family stress response membrane protein, encoding MSIFAWIILGLIAGALAKLIMPGNQSNNWLLTIVLGVAGAILGGFVSTLLGWGGINGFTLQSIFLSICGSLLLLWIASSGSTHRRYHHRRYRRYRY
- a CDS encoding amidohydrolase family protein, with protein sequence MKLFCKPIWLSFLISGILSLTALGQTTVLKNVTVIDGTGNKPHTNQNVEIKADKIVSITNARGATPKGATIIDMTGKSIMPMIINSHGHLGNLKGTTTKRENFTHENIERQLVQYEKYGVSAILSLGSDHAAIWSLRDSSRNGLLKGATIYTAGYGFGVANGAPPVDYGMDDVLRPQSADEVPAIMQKLASLKPDIIKIWVDDLGGRSTKMEPAIYEAIIREAHKHNIRVAAHLYYLEDAKKLVAAGLDVIAHSIRDKEVDDALLTEMKKKGIIYIPTLSLDEFAFSYGGQPEWINDPFFKNALEPGVYEMITSKEYQDKTANAPNYQKNIAAFKTALINVKKIYNAGIMIALGTDSGANPIRPQGFSEHFEMGLLVQAGLTPLQAITIATQNSATFLKVNTQMGTLAQGKKANFIVLDKDPSGNIKNTQSIQSVWRNGKKVQDFQ
- a CDS encoding YjjG family noncanonical pyrimidine nucleotidase, whose translation is MRYKHLFFDLDDTLWDSKRNSTEALHEIFIQHALQSALGITEDAFIEQFHQVNYALWDQYSAGEINQQQLRQRRFPLVFEGLGITQLPDTEAMQTDYLAICPRKPHLMPYTKDLLNHLKGRYELHIITNGFMDVQSIKMECSGISHYFEEVVTAERAGCQKPNRQIFDFARQLVNANDPDCLMIGDNLLADVGGAKNAEMDHVFYNHGRVSHQYSPTYEVHCHQDLMQLL
- a CDS encoding TIGR00730 family Rossman fold protein, producing the protein MSEATSKPPVSNPTPVKEEKIFLEGPRSRWEELIFSFKVLLEFIRGFRVLHFVGPCVAVFGSARVAEGSPYYALARRMGAEVSKLGFTIMTGGGPGIMQAANRGAKDVGGFSIGCNIILPKEQQPNPYLDRWFECRYFFVRKVLMFKYSQAFVIMPGGIGTMDEFFEALTLIQTRKILDFPVVVMGKDYWQPVHQMMETMLASHMIDAADLNLMLFTDSVEEAVAHIQKHALEKYQTKRRMTFKRFRILGEK
- a CDS encoding aldo/keto reductase, with amino-acid sequence MILRNIPSTGETLPIIGLGTWSTFDVTRPAEHTPLEQVLQAVVQTTKGALIDSSPMYGRAEEVVGNLTQSSKLNEDFFYATKVWTTGKEEGIQQMESSLKKMQRKQMDLMQIHNLTDWKTHLTTLRDWKEQGKIRYLGITHYTDSMHSELEKVIMTEKIDFVQFNYSITSRNAEKRLLAAAADKGVATLINRPLGEGALFTMVRGKALPEWAKDYDIHSWTQFFLKFIASHPAVTCIIPATRKPAHAADNMQAGQGKLPDQTIREKMVTFIESL
- the efp gene encoding elongation factor P; the encoded protein is MAQISDISRGTFIRYNNELVQVVEYEHRTPGNLRAFYQVKMRNVRTGKLVENRFRPSEECEIVRVETRDYQYLYRDGENLVFMDNETYDQIYVPEATVGDNADLLKESMVVKISMDADTPVSVELPTSIEVEVTYTEPGIQGDTATKTLKPATIETGAIVSVPLFVNIGDKIKVDTRTREYMSRVK
- a CDS encoding sensor histidine kinase codes for the protein MLHRLTIQQKGQLALTVLLLYYPIFLYLLVPLLGQTWQSIRPLLPFLITEGIAIFLVYFFWISVSEWILEHLFKTFGQDFLSGFNIPALVITVFICLLQSIAFIAVYRSCVGGIDKLLRWWFTYNSFIPFPLQGSEETSLFFKRSSNGFFLMLMLAGFYLIANRKTTLQMEEISLKAERLEKENVQSQFEALKNQVNPHFLFNSLSILSSLVYVSADLSEKFIDQLSKAYRYILEQKDKEQVLLKTEIDFIESYVFLLKIRFEEKFKVTFAVPPAYLTHYAIAPLTLQLLVENAVKHNQMSEETPLQVYIEVDQNDLVVRNNLRPRPLTETSTGVGLQNIINRYELLSERKVWVGESESNFIVRIPLLIPE
- a CDS encoding AAA domain-containing protein, translated to MDYFKKLQELLSIEREEDKLQYQRLTEQSSVTERRANGLTWYPIAIKGTEISRGDYIMVEVERPTNQDISHQFRTGIPAALFSNHDQKNDRAEGTISYVGNNRLKITLRTDELPEWSKDGKLGVDVLFDDNSYDEMQAALKQATTLAETKDGTLVQILTGSKKPTFKAEPIPFNHPRLNVSQNTAVEKILTANDLAIVHGPPGTGKTTTLVQAIKALIKQEGNKILVCAPSNAAVDLLSDKLSQEGLNVVRIGNPARVSERLMSLTLDHKMAEHDLMKEAKKLKKQAQEYKNMAHKYKRNFGREEREQRKLLFDEAHKILKEIGKTEQYIIEDITNKAQVITATLVGANHYTIADMKFHTAIIDEAGQALEPACWIPILKAQKVILAGDHCQLPPTIKSIEAAQRGFNHTLLEKCVALHPEAVSLLTEQYRMHEHIMGYSSRVFYQNRLQAHSSVANHLLHTTDKPVAFIDTAGCGFDEKLDGTSTTNPEEASLLIKHLTQLVTELQSHYTLDTFPSIAIISPYKQQVNIIKDLLDHSPDLEPYMPRIAVNTVDSFQGQERDIVYISMTRSNEKGEIGFLSDIRRMNVAMTRARKKLIVIGDSATLAQFPFYGDFISYAEGIDAYQSAWEFV